From a region of the Balaenoptera musculus isolate JJ_BM4_2016_0621 chromosome 15, mBalMus1.pri.v3, whole genome shotgun sequence genome:
- the SLCO4A1 gene encoding solute carrier organic anion transporter family member 4A1 isoform X3, protein MPQHSMGDKHFVSMPQLVFPGPPLATNSECDCTPPSRRASLGSPLSQPLCQPLPEKRGPRAAREVRYVATGRPDQACGWRAFAPTCLQAFNTPRGFLLFLCAASFLQGMTVNGFINTVVTSIERRYDLHSYQSGLIASSYDVAACLCLTFVSYFGGHGHKPRWLGWGVLVMGAGSLVFSLPHFTTGPYEAQVDEAVGTCRANSSATCGGRTSGLSSYQLVFMLGQFLHGMGATPLYTLGVTYLDENVKSSYSPVYIAIFYTAAILGPAAGYLVGGALLNIYTEIGHRTELTTESPLWVGAWWVGFLGTGAAAFLIAVPILGYPRQLPGSQRYVVMRASETHQLKDSSHRVTSSPDFGKTIRDLPLSIWLLLKNPTFILLCLAGATEATLIAGMSTFGPKFLESQFSLSASEAATLFGYLVVPAGGGGTFLGGFFVNKCKLRGSGIIKFCLLCTLVSMLAFFVFFMHCPNVPMAGVTASYNGSLLPEGHLGLTAACNAACGCQPEHYSPVCGPDGLMYYSPCHAGCPEAASPGPGGQKVYRDCSCVPQNFSSGFGHATAGKCTSTCQRKPLLLVFIFVVIIFTFLSSIPALTATLRCVCDRQRSFALGIQWIVVRTLGGIPGPIAFGWVIDKACLLWQNQCGQQGSCFVYQNSAMSQYLLIAGLAYKGPSARAPGWTPGRLSAQIVPPRPRHRGPGLHLLHHCLLPVQAPVGVFRRPGGFSAQPVLSLRQPHGPSGSPLSPPDPERHLTAHLPAQGHGPATARPRNTNFSPEGVTPPQLIPSPEDPAKICHWVWGD, encoded by the exons ATGCCGCAGCACTCGATGGGGGACAAGCACTTCGTCTCGATGCCGCAGCTGGTCTTCCCCGGCCCCCCGCTGGCCACCAACAGCGAGTGTGACTGCACGCCCCCCAGCAGGCGGGCGTCCCTGGGCTCGCCCCTGAGCCAGCCGCTGTGCCAGCCGCTGCCCGAGAAGCGCGGGCCCCGGGCGGCCCGGGAGGTGCGCTACGTGGCCACGGGGCGGCCGGACCAGGCCTGCGGCTGGCGGGCCTTCGCGCCCACGTGCCTGCAGGCCTTCAACACGCCCCGGGGCTTCCTGCTGTTCCTGTGCGCGGCCTCCTTCCTGCAGGGCATGACGGTGAACGGCTTCATCAACACCGTCGTCACGTCCATCGAGCGGCGCTACGACCTGCACAGCTACCAGAGCGGCCTCATCGCCAGCTCCTACGACGTGGCCGCCTGCCTCTGCCTCACCTTCGTTAGCTACTTCGGAGGCCACGGCCACAAGCCTCGCTGGCTGGGCTGGGGCGTGCTGGTCATGGGCGCCGGCTCGCTGGTCTTCTCACTGCCCCACTTCACCACCGGCCCCTACGAGGCGCAGGTGGACGAGGCCGTCGGAACATGCCGGGCCAACAGCAGCGCGACCTGCGGGGGCCGCACCTCTGGCCTGTCCAGCTACCAGCTGGTCTTCATGCTGGGCCAGTTCCTGCACGGCATGGGCGCCACGCCGCTCTACACGCTGGGCGTCACCTACCTGGACGAGAATGTCAAGTCCAGCTACTCGCCTGTCTACATCG CCATCTTCTACACCGCGGCCATCCTCGGCCCCGCAGCCGGCTACCTGGTCGGAGGTGCCCTGCTGAATATTTACACCGAAATAGGCCACCG GACGGAGCTGACCACCGAGAGCCCGCTGTGGGTCGGCGCCTGGTGGGTGGGCTTCCTGGGCACTGGAGCTGCCGCCTTCCTCATCGCCGTGCCCATCCTCGGCTACCCGCGGCAGCTGCCAG GCTCCCAGCGCTACGTGGTCATGAGAGCATCTGAAACACACCAGTTAAAGGACAGCAGCCACAGGGTGACCAGCAGCCCTGACTTCGGGAAAACCATCAGAGACCTGCCTCT ctCCATCTGGCTCCTCCTGAAGAACCCCACGTTCATCCTGCTCTGCCTGGCCGGGGCCACAGAGGCCACGCTCATCGCTGGCATGTCCACGTTTGGCCCCAAGTTCCTCGAGTCCCAGTTCAGCCTCAGTGCCTCAGAAGCTGCCACCTTGTTTG GGTACCTGGTGGTGCCGGCAGGTGGCGGAGGCACGTTCCTGGGCGGCTTCTTTGTGAACAAGTGCAAGCTCCGAGGCTCAGGCATCATCAAGTTCTGCCTGCTCTGCACCCTGGTCAGCATGCTGGCCTTCTTCGTCTTCTTCATGCACTGCCCCAACGTGCCCATGGCGGGCGTGACCGCCAGCTACAACGGGAG CCTCCTGCCCGAAGGCCACCTGGGGCTGACAGCTGCCTGCAACGCCGCCTGCGGCTGCCAGCCGGAGCACTACAGCCCCGTGTGTGGCCCCGACGGCCTCATGTACTACTCGCCCTGCCACGCGGGGTGCCCGGAGGCGGCCTCGCCTGGCCCCGGTGGCCAGAAG GTGTACCGAGACTGTAGCTGTGTCCCTCAGAATTTTTCCTCTGGTTTTGGCCATGCTACCGCAGGGAAATGCACTTCAACTTGTCAGAGAAAGCCCCTCCTTCTGGTTTTCATATTCGTTGTAATTATCTTTACCTTCCTCAGCAGCATTCCTGCACTAACGGCAACTTTACG GTGTGTCTGTGACCGGCAGCGATCCTTCGCACTAGGGATCCAGTGGATCGTGGTTAGAACTCTAG GGGGCATCCCGGGCCCCATCGCCTTCGGCTGGGTGATCGACAAGGCATGCCTGCTCTGGCAGAACCAGTGCGGCCAGCAGGGCTCCTGCTTCGTGTACCAGAACTCGGCCATGAGCCAGTACCTGCTTATCGCAGGGCTGGCGTACAAG GGTCCCTCGGCCAGAGCACCAGGCTGGACCCCGGGACGGCTGTCTGCCCAGATAGTCCCCCCGCGGCCTCGGCACAGGG GTCCTGGGCTTCATCTTCTTCACCACTGCCTGCTTCCTGTACAAGCCCCTGTCGGGGTCTTCAGACGGCCTGGAGGCTTCTCTGCCCAGCCAGTCCTCAGCCTCCGACAACCCCACGGACCTTCAGGAAGCCCCCTCAGCCCTCCAGATCCAGAGCGACATCTGACAGCCCACCTGCCTGCCCAGGGGCACGGGCCTGCCACGGCACGTCCCAGGAACACTAATTTCTCCCCGGAAGGGGTGACCCCTCCCCAATTGATACCCAGCCCTGAGGACCCTGCAAAAATCTGCCACTGGGTCTGGGGGGACTGA
- the SLCO4A1 gene encoding solute carrier organic anion transporter family member 4A1 isoform X4 — protein MKPEWALSGSRSLVRSAAAGPSGRSDRRWNSAPTPAAVAVTPSEMPQHSMGDKHFVSMPQLVFPGPPLATNSECDCTPPSRRASLGSPLSQPLCQPLPEKRGPRAAREVRYVATGRPDQACGWRAFAPTCLQAFNTPRGFLLFLCAASFLQGMTVNGFINTVVTSIERRYDLHSYQSGLIASSYDVAACLCLTFVSYFGGHGHKPRWLGWGVLVMGAGSLVFSLPHFTTGPYEAQVDEAVGTCRANSSATCGGRTSGLSSYQLVFMLGQFLHGMGATPLYTLGVTYLDENVKSSYSPVYIAIFYTAAILGPAAGYLVGGALLNIYTEIGHRTELTTESPLWVGAWWVGFLGTGAAAFLIAVPILGYPRQLPGSQRYVVMRASETHQLKDSSHRVTSSPDFGKTIRDLPLSIWLLLKNPTFILLCLAGATEATLIAGMSTFGPKFLESQFSLSASEAATLFGYLVVPAGGGGTFLGGFFVNKCKLRGSGIIKFCLLCTLVSMLAFFVFFMHCPNVPMAGVTASYNGSLLPEGHLGLTAACNAACGCQPEHYSPVCGPDGLMYYSPCHAGCPEAASPGPGGQKVYRDCSCVPQNFSSGFGHATAGKCTSTCQRKPLLLVFIFVVIIFTFLSSIPALTATLRCVCDRQRSFALGIQWIVVRTLGGIPGPIAFGWVIDKACLLWQNQCGQQGSCFVYQNSAMSQYLLIAGLAYKVLGFIFFTTACFLYKPLSGSSDGLEASLPSQSSASDNPTDLQEAPSALQIQSDI, from the exons ATCGGACCGCCGCTGGAATTCCGCACCCACTCCCGCTGCCGTCGCTGTCACGCCCTCGGAGATGCCGCAGCACTCGATGGGGGACAAGCACTTCGTCTCGATGCCGCAGCTGGTCTTCCCCGGCCCCCCGCTGGCCACCAACAGCGAGTGTGACTGCACGCCCCCCAGCAGGCGGGCGTCCCTGGGCTCGCCCCTGAGCCAGCCGCTGTGCCAGCCGCTGCCCGAGAAGCGCGGGCCCCGGGCGGCCCGGGAGGTGCGCTACGTGGCCACGGGGCGGCCGGACCAGGCCTGCGGCTGGCGGGCCTTCGCGCCCACGTGCCTGCAGGCCTTCAACACGCCCCGGGGCTTCCTGCTGTTCCTGTGCGCGGCCTCCTTCCTGCAGGGCATGACGGTGAACGGCTTCATCAACACCGTCGTCACGTCCATCGAGCGGCGCTACGACCTGCACAGCTACCAGAGCGGCCTCATCGCCAGCTCCTACGACGTGGCCGCCTGCCTCTGCCTCACCTTCGTTAGCTACTTCGGAGGCCACGGCCACAAGCCTCGCTGGCTGGGCTGGGGCGTGCTGGTCATGGGCGCCGGCTCGCTGGTCTTCTCACTGCCCCACTTCACCACCGGCCCCTACGAGGCGCAGGTGGACGAGGCCGTCGGAACATGCCGGGCCAACAGCAGCGCGACCTGCGGGGGCCGCACCTCTGGCCTGTCCAGCTACCAGCTGGTCTTCATGCTGGGCCAGTTCCTGCACGGCATGGGCGCCACGCCGCTCTACACGCTGGGCGTCACCTACCTGGACGAGAATGTCAAGTCCAGCTACTCGCCTGTCTACATCG CCATCTTCTACACCGCGGCCATCCTCGGCCCCGCAGCCGGCTACCTGGTCGGAGGTGCCCTGCTGAATATTTACACCGAAATAGGCCACCG GACGGAGCTGACCACCGAGAGCCCGCTGTGGGTCGGCGCCTGGTGGGTGGGCTTCCTGGGCACTGGAGCTGCCGCCTTCCTCATCGCCGTGCCCATCCTCGGCTACCCGCGGCAGCTGCCAG GCTCCCAGCGCTACGTGGTCATGAGAGCATCTGAAACACACCAGTTAAAGGACAGCAGCCACAGGGTGACCAGCAGCCCTGACTTCGGGAAAACCATCAGAGACCTGCCTCT ctCCATCTGGCTCCTCCTGAAGAACCCCACGTTCATCCTGCTCTGCCTGGCCGGGGCCACAGAGGCCACGCTCATCGCTGGCATGTCCACGTTTGGCCCCAAGTTCCTCGAGTCCCAGTTCAGCCTCAGTGCCTCAGAAGCTGCCACCTTGTTTG GGTACCTGGTGGTGCCGGCAGGTGGCGGAGGCACGTTCCTGGGCGGCTTCTTTGTGAACAAGTGCAAGCTCCGAGGCTCAGGCATCATCAAGTTCTGCCTGCTCTGCACCCTGGTCAGCATGCTGGCCTTCTTCGTCTTCTTCATGCACTGCCCCAACGTGCCCATGGCGGGCGTGACCGCCAGCTACAACGGGAG CCTCCTGCCCGAAGGCCACCTGGGGCTGACAGCTGCCTGCAACGCCGCCTGCGGCTGCCAGCCGGAGCACTACAGCCCCGTGTGTGGCCCCGACGGCCTCATGTACTACTCGCCCTGCCACGCGGGGTGCCCGGAGGCGGCCTCGCCTGGCCCCGGTGGCCAGAAG GTGTACCGAGACTGTAGCTGTGTCCCTCAGAATTTTTCCTCTGGTTTTGGCCATGCTACCGCAGGGAAATGCACTTCAACTTGTCAGAGAAAGCCCCTCCTTCTGGTTTTCATATTCGTTGTAATTATCTTTACCTTCCTCAGCAGCATTCCTGCACTAACGGCAACTTTACG GTGTGTCTGTGACCGGCAGCGATCCTTCGCACTAGGGATCCAGTGGATCGTGGTTAGAACTCTAG GGGGCATCCCGGGCCCCATCGCCTTCGGCTGGGTGATCGACAAGGCATGCCTGCTCTGGCAGAACCAGTGCGGCCAGCAGGGCTCCTGCTTCGTGTACCAGAACTCGGCCATGAGCCAGTACCTGCTTATCGCAGGGCTGGCGTACAAG GTCCTGGGCTTCATCTTCTTCACCACTGCCTGCTTCCTGTACAAGCCCCTGTCGGGGTCTTCAGACGGCCTGGAGGCTTCTCTGCCCAGCCAGTCCTCAGCCTCCGACAACCCCACGGACCTTCAGGAAGCCCCCTCAGCCCTCCAGATCCAGAGCGACATCTGA
- the SLCO4A1 gene encoding solute carrier organic anion transporter family member 4A1 isoform X1 — protein sequence MKPEWALSGSRSLVRSAAAGPSGRSDRRWNSAPTPAAVAVTPSEMPQHSMGDKHFVSMPQLVFPGPPLATNSECDCTPPSRRASLGSPLSQPLCQPLPEKRGPRAAREVRYVATGRPDQACGWRAFAPTCLQAFNTPRGFLLFLCAASFLQGMTVNGFINTVVTSIERRYDLHSYQSGLIASSYDVAACLCLTFVSYFGGHGHKPRWLGWGVLVMGAGSLVFSLPHFTTGPYEAQVDEAVGTCRANSSATCGGRTSGLSSYQLVFMLGQFLHGMGATPLYTLGVTYLDENVKSSYSPVYIAIFYTAAILGPAAGYLVGGALLNIYTEIGHRTELTTESPLWVGAWWVGFLGTGAAAFLIAVPILGYPRQLPGSQRYVVMRASETHQLKDSSHRVTSSPDFGKTIRDLPLSIWLLLKNPTFILLCLAGATEATLIAGMSTFGPKFLESQFSLSASEAATLFGYLVVPAGGGGTFLGGFFVNKCKLRGSGIIKFCLLCTLVSMLAFFVFFMHCPNVPMAGVTASYNGSLLPEGHLGLTAACNAACGCQPEHYSPVCGPDGLMYYSPCHAGCPEAASPGPGGQKVYRDCSCVPQNFSSGFGHATAGKCTSTCQRKPLLLVFIFVVIIFTFLSSIPALTATLRCVCDRQRSFALGIQWIVVRTLGGIPGPIAFGWVIDKACLLWQNQCGQQGSCFVYQNSAMSQYLLIAGLAYKGPSARAPGWTPGRLSAQIVPPRPRHRGPGLHLLHHCLLPVQAPVGVFRRPGGFSAQPVLSLRQPHGPSGSPLSPPDPERHLTAHLPAQGHGPATARPRNTNFSPEGVTPPQLIPSPEDPAKICHWVWGD from the exons ATCGGACCGCCGCTGGAATTCCGCACCCACTCCCGCTGCCGTCGCTGTCACGCCCTCGGAGATGCCGCAGCACTCGATGGGGGACAAGCACTTCGTCTCGATGCCGCAGCTGGTCTTCCCCGGCCCCCCGCTGGCCACCAACAGCGAGTGTGACTGCACGCCCCCCAGCAGGCGGGCGTCCCTGGGCTCGCCCCTGAGCCAGCCGCTGTGCCAGCCGCTGCCCGAGAAGCGCGGGCCCCGGGCGGCCCGGGAGGTGCGCTACGTGGCCACGGGGCGGCCGGACCAGGCCTGCGGCTGGCGGGCCTTCGCGCCCACGTGCCTGCAGGCCTTCAACACGCCCCGGGGCTTCCTGCTGTTCCTGTGCGCGGCCTCCTTCCTGCAGGGCATGACGGTGAACGGCTTCATCAACACCGTCGTCACGTCCATCGAGCGGCGCTACGACCTGCACAGCTACCAGAGCGGCCTCATCGCCAGCTCCTACGACGTGGCCGCCTGCCTCTGCCTCACCTTCGTTAGCTACTTCGGAGGCCACGGCCACAAGCCTCGCTGGCTGGGCTGGGGCGTGCTGGTCATGGGCGCCGGCTCGCTGGTCTTCTCACTGCCCCACTTCACCACCGGCCCCTACGAGGCGCAGGTGGACGAGGCCGTCGGAACATGCCGGGCCAACAGCAGCGCGACCTGCGGGGGCCGCACCTCTGGCCTGTCCAGCTACCAGCTGGTCTTCATGCTGGGCCAGTTCCTGCACGGCATGGGCGCCACGCCGCTCTACACGCTGGGCGTCACCTACCTGGACGAGAATGTCAAGTCCAGCTACTCGCCTGTCTACATCG CCATCTTCTACACCGCGGCCATCCTCGGCCCCGCAGCCGGCTACCTGGTCGGAGGTGCCCTGCTGAATATTTACACCGAAATAGGCCACCG GACGGAGCTGACCACCGAGAGCCCGCTGTGGGTCGGCGCCTGGTGGGTGGGCTTCCTGGGCACTGGAGCTGCCGCCTTCCTCATCGCCGTGCCCATCCTCGGCTACCCGCGGCAGCTGCCAG GCTCCCAGCGCTACGTGGTCATGAGAGCATCTGAAACACACCAGTTAAAGGACAGCAGCCACAGGGTGACCAGCAGCCCTGACTTCGGGAAAACCATCAGAGACCTGCCTCT ctCCATCTGGCTCCTCCTGAAGAACCCCACGTTCATCCTGCTCTGCCTGGCCGGGGCCACAGAGGCCACGCTCATCGCTGGCATGTCCACGTTTGGCCCCAAGTTCCTCGAGTCCCAGTTCAGCCTCAGTGCCTCAGAAGCTGCCACCTTGTTTG GGTACCTGGTGGTGCCGGCAGGTGGCGGAGGCACGTTCCTGGGCGGCTTCTTTGTGAACAAGTGCAAGCTCCGAGGCTCAGGCATCATCAAGTTCTGCCTGCTCTGCACCCTGGTCAGCATGCTGGCCTTCTTCGTCTTCTTCATGCACTGCCCCAACGTGCCCATGGCGGGCGTGACCGCCAGCTACAACGGGAG CCTCCTGCCCGAAGGCCACCTGGGGCTGACAGCTGCCTGCAACGCCGCCTGCGGCTGCCAGCCGGAGCACTACAGCCCCGTGTGTGGCCCCGACGGCCTCATGTACTACTCGCCCTGCCACGCGGGGTGCCCGGAGGCGGCCTCGCCTGGCCCCGGTGGCCAGAAG GTGTACCGAGACTGTAGCTGTGTCCCTCAGAATTTTTCCTCTGGTTTTGGCCATGCTACCGCAGGGAAATGCACTTCAACTTGTCAGAGAAAGCCCCTCCTTCTGGTTTTCATATTCGTTGTAATTATCTTTACCTTCCTCAGCAGCATTCCTGCACTAACGGCAACTTTACG GTGTGTCTGTGACCGGCAGCGATCCTTCGCACTAGGGATCCAGTGGATCGTGGTTAGAACTCTAG GGGGCATCCCGGGCCCCATCGCCTTCGGCTGGGTGATCGACAAGGCATGCCTGCTCTGGCAGAACCAGTGCGGCCAGCAGGGCTCCTGCTTCGTGTACCAGAACTCGGCCATGAGCCAGTACCTGCTTATCGCAGGGCTGGCGTACAAG GGTCCCTCGGCCAGAGCACCAGGCTGGACCCCGGGACGGCTGTCTGCCCAGATAGTCCCCCCGCGGCCTCGGCACAGGG GTCCTGGGCTTCATCTTCTTCACCACTGCCTGCTTCCTGTACAAGCCCCTGTCGGGGTCTTCAGACGGCCTGGAGGCTTCTCTGCCCAGCCAGTCCTCAGCCTCCGACAACCCCACGGACCTTCAGGAAGCCCCCTCAGCCCTCCAGATCCAGAGCGACATCTGACAGCCCACCTGCCTGCCCAGGGGCACGGGCCTGCCACGGCACGTCCCAGGAACACTAATTTCTCCCCGGAAGGGGTGACCCCTCCCCAATTGATACCCAGCCCTGAGGACCCTGCAAAAATCTGCCACTGGGTCTGGGGGGACTGA
- the SLCO4A1 gene encoding solute carrier organic anion transporter family member 4A1 isoform X2, giving the protein MKPEWALSGSRSLVRSAAAGPSGRSDRRWNSAPTPAAVAVTPSEMPQHSMGDKHFVSMPQLVFPGPPLATNSECDCTPPSRRASLGSPLSQPLCQPLPEKRGPRAAREVRYVATGRPDQACGWRAFAPTCLQAFNTPRGFLLFLCAASFLQGMTVNGFINTVVTSIERRYDLHSYQSGLIASSYDVAACLCLTFVSYFGGHGHKPRWLGWGVLVMGAGSLVFSLPHFTTGPYEAQVDEAVGTCRANSSATCGGRTSGLSSYQLVFMLGQFLHGMGATPLYTLGVTYLDENVKSSYSPVYIAIFYTAAILGPAAGYLVGGALLNIYTEIGHRTELTTESPLWVGAWWVGFLGTGAAAFLIAVPILGYPRQLPGSQRYVVMRASETHQLKDSSHRVTSSPDFGKTIRDLPLSIWLLLKNPTFILLCLAGATEATLIAGMSTFGPKFLESQFSLSASEAATLFGYLVVPAGGGGTFLGGFFVNKCKLRGSGIIKFCLLCTLVSMLAFFVFFMHCPNVPMAGVTASYNGSLLPEGHLGLTAACNAACGCQPEHYSPVCGPDGLMYYSPCHAGCPEAASPGPGGQKVYRDCSCVPQNFSSGFGHATAGKCTSTCQRKPLLLVFIFVVIIFTFLSSIPALTATLRCVCDRQRSFALGIQWIVVRTLGGIPGPIAFGWVIDKACLLWQNQCGQQGSCFVYQNSAMSQYLLIAGLAYKSTRTQSPGLHLLHHCLLPVQAPVGVFRRPGGFSAQPVLSLRQPHGPSGSPLSPPDPERHLTAHLPAQGHGPATARPRNTNFSPEGVTPPQLIPSPEDPAKICHWVWGD; this is encoded by the exons ATCGGACCGCCGCTGGAATTCCGCACCCACTCCCGCTGCCGTCGCTGTCACGCCCTCGGAGATGCCGCAGCACTCGATGGGGGACAAGCACTTCGTCTCGATGCCGCAGCTGGTCTTCCCCGGCCCCCCGCTGGCCACCAACAGCGAGTGTGACTGCACGCCCCCCAGCAGGCGGGCGTCCCTGGGCTCGCCCCTGAGCCAGCCGCTGTGCCAGCCGCTGCCCGAGAAGCGCGGGCCCCGGGCGGCCCGGGAGGTGCGCTACGTGGCCACGGGGCGGCCGGACCAGGCCTGCGGCTGGCGGGCCTTCGCGCCCACGTGCCTGCAGGCCTTCAACACGCCCCGGGGCTTCCTGCTGTTCCTGTGCGCGGCCTCCTTCCTGCAGGGCATGACGGTGAACGGCTTCATCAACACCGTCGTCACGTCCATCGAGCGGCGCTACGACCTGCACAGCTACCAGAGCGGCCTCATCGCCAGCTCCTACGACGTGGCCGCCTGCCTCTGCCTCACCTTCGTTAGCTACTTCGGAGGCCACGGCCACAAGCCTCGCTGGCTGGGCTGGGGCGTGCTGGTCATGGGCGCCGGCTCGCTGGTCTTCTCACTGCCCCACTTCACCACCGGCCCCTACGAGGCGCAGGTGGACGAGGCCGTCGGAACATGCCGGGCCAACAGCAGCGCGACCTGCGGGGGCCGCACCTCTGGCCTGTCCAGCTACCAGCTGGTCTTCATGCTGGGCCAGTTCCTGCACGGCATGGGCGCCACGCCGCTCTACACGCTGGGCGTCACCTACCTGGACGAGAATGTCAAGTCCAGCTACTCGCCTGTCTACATCG CCATCTTCTACACCGCGGCCATCCTCGGCCCCGCAGCCGGCTACCTGGTCGGAGGTGCCCTGCTGAATATTTACACCGAAATAGGCCACCG GACGGAGCTGACCACCGAGAGCCCGCTGTGGGTCGGCGCCTGGTGGGTGGGCTTCCTGGGCACTGGAGCTGCCGCCTTCCTCATCGCCGTGCCCATCCTCGGCTACCCGCGGCAGCTGCCAG GCTCCCAGCGCTACGTGGTCATGAGAGCATCTGAAACACACCAGTTAAAGGACAGCAGCCACAGGGTGACCAGCAGCCCTGACTTCGGGAAAACCATCAGAGACCTGCCTCT ctCCATCTGGCTCCTCCTGAAGAACCCCACGTTCATCCTGCTCTGCCTGGCCGGGGCCACAGAGGCCACGCTCATCGCTGGCATGTCCACGTTTGGCCCCAAGTTCCTCGAGTCCCAGTTCAGCCTCAGTGCCTCAGAAGCTGCCACCTTGTTTG GGTACCTGGTGGTGCCGGCAGGTGGCGGAGGCACGTTCCTGGGCGGCTTCTTTGTGAACAAGTGCAAGCTCCGAGGCTCAGGCATCATCAAGTTCTGCCTGCTCTGCACCCTGGTCAGCATGCTGGCCTTCTTCGTCTTCTTCATGCACTGCCCCAACGTGCCCATGGCGGGCGTGACCGCCAGCTACAACGGGAG CCTCCTGCCCGAAGGCCACCTGGGGCTGACAGCTGCCTGCAACGCCGCCTGCGGCTGCCAGCCGGAGCACTACAGCCCCGTGTGTGGCCCCGACGGCCTCATGTACTACTCGCCCTGCCACGCGGGGTGCCCGGAGGCGGCCTCGCCTGGCCCCGGTGGCCAGAAG GTGTACCGAGACTGTAGCTGTGTCCCTCAGAATTTTTCCTCTGGTTTTGGCCATGCTACCGCAGGGAAATGCACTTCAACTTGTCAGAGAAAGCCCCTCCTTCTGGTTTTCATATTCGTTGTAATTATCTTTACCTTCCTCAGCAGCATTCCTGCACTAACGGCAACTTTACG GTGTGTCTGTGACCGGCAGCGATCCTTCGCACTAGGGATCCAGTGGATCGTGGTTAGAACTCTAG GGGGCATCCCGGGCCCCATCGCCTTCGGCTGGGTGATCGACAAGGCATGCCTGCTCTGGCAGAACCAGTGCGGCCAGCAGGGCTCCTGCTTCGTGTACCAGAACTCGGCCATGAGCCAGTACCTGCTTATCGCAGGGCTGGCGTACAAG TCCACCCGAACCCAGA GTCCTGGGCTTCATCTTCTTCACCACTGCCTGCTTCCTGTACAAGCCCCTGTCGGGGTCTTCAGACGGCCTGGAGGCTTCTCTGCCCAGCCAGTCCTCAGCCTCCGACAACCCCACGGACCTTCAGGAAGCCCCCTCAGCCCTCCAGATCCAGAGCGACATCTGACAGCCCACCTGCCTGCCCAGGGGCACGGGCCTGCCACGGCACGTCCCAGGAACACTAATTTCTCCCCGGAAGGGGTGACCCCTCCCCAATTGATACCCAGCCCTGAGGACCCTGCAAAAATCTGCCACTGGGTCTGGGGGGACTGA